A single region of the Montipora capricornis isolate CH-2021 chromosome 13, ASM3666992v2, whole genome shotgun sequence genome encodes:
- the LOC138029503 gene encoding histamine H2 receptor-like: MSTEEARELQNRHIAVVATETATFSLVMILSLLGNLLVCYAVYRNPRLRCPSNYYIISLALTDILQASCSMPLSVAFLATGEWSFGAATCGFVAITYISLTKASSFNMVLMAINRYYKVVKPTKYQTIFKPRCIVISAFLAWAIPFTLAFLSIFFLDRKSKPNAGFAMCIIGFHPSFFSVILALTYASYFVIGFSYWKIYKQVKMHNANVSWQSSNIADVKITKTLFATVIGFFSFFLPAHVIFTVSKFVEYSHFPRYLSLLSTLFIYITSCINPFIYGYMNRAFKIEFKKCFLPRRPLGNEYIGEEEDKRE; the protein is encoded by the coding sequence ATGTCCACGGAGGAAGCGAGAGAGTTGCAAAACAGACACATTGCAGTTGTGGCAACAGAAACGGCAACATTTTCATTGGTAATGATCCTTTCACTGCTTGGAAATCTTCTCGTCTGTTATGCTGTTTATCGAAACCCGAGATTGCGCTGCCCCAGCAACTATTACATTATCTCACTTGCTCTCACTGACATCTTGCAAGCAAGTTGCTCTATGCCACTATCGGTCGCCTTTCTGGCAACTGGAGAGTGGTCATTTGGAGCAGCTACTTGTGGTTTTGTTGCCATTACGTATATATCCTTGACAAAAGCCTCTTCGTTTAACATGGTTCTGATGGCAATAAACAGATACTATAAAGTAGTGAAACCAACTAAGTACCAAACAATTTTCAAGCCACGGTGTATTGTTATCTCCGCATTTCTGGCCTGGGCAATACCTTTCACACTTGCCTTTCtctcaatattttttcttgATCGAAAAAGCAAACCAAATGCGGGTTTTGCAATGTGCATTATTGGGttccatccatcttttttctctGTCATACTCGCCTTAACGTACGCGTCTTATTTCGTTATCGGGTTTTCTTACTGGAAGATCTACAAACAAGTTAAAATGCACAATGCAAATGTTTCATGGCAATCTTCCAACATTGCCGATGTCAAAATCACCAAAACCTTGTTCGCTACTGTCATaggatttttcagtttttttttgccTGCTCATGTCATATTTACTGTCTCGAAATTTGTGGAATATTCTCATTTCCCACGTTatctttctcttctttcaaCTCTCTTTATTTATATTACCAGTTGCATCAATCCGTTTATTTACGGGTATATGAACCGTGCTTTCAAAATCGAGTTTAAGAAATGTTTCCTTCCTAGGAGGCCACTCGGTAACGAATACATTGGCgaagaagaagataaaagagAATGA